A region from the Geobacter benzoatilyticus genome encodes:
- the corA gene encoding magnesium/cobalt transporter CorA, translating into MIKAYLRSEDSFRQISVEPDELVELDAGSLIWLDLLSPSPDELTTVERSLKIELPTRQESEEIEFSSRFWEDETGIDINTYFLVRQEEKFHNETVSFILRGNFVVTIRFSDHRIFTEFSRKLRLSPRSFRDGADILSGILAMRVDMDADTLEALSRGIASLGRRDPQSFENPTEYLAHITDYEDINITIRENLTDKHRVLSSLLKSASISENLKKEFSMMMKDVNSLVISANFNFERLDYIQNLFLNHLSVEQNKVIKIFTVMSVIFLPPTMIASIYGMNYKHMPELEWVFGYPFALTLIVLSAVLPLYIFKKKGWL; encoded by the coding sequence ATGATCAAGGCATACCTTCGCTCGGAAGATTCATTCAGGCAGATTTCCGTCGAGCCCGACGAACTGGTGGAACTGGATGCAGGCTCCCTCATCTGGCTCGACCTTCTCTCCCCTTCCCCCGACGAGCTGACCACCGTGGAACGGAGCCTCAAGATCGAGCTGCCGACCCGCCAGGAGTCGGAGGAGATCGAGTTCAGCTCCCGGTTCTGGGAAGACGAGACCGGCATCGACATCAACACCTACTTCCTGGTGCGCCAGGAGGAGAAGTTCCACAACGAGACCGTCTCCTTCATCCTCAGGGGGAATTTCGTCGTCACCATCCGTTTCAGCGACCACCGGATTTTTACCGAGTTCTCGCGCAAGCTGCGTCTGAGTCCACGCTCGTTCCGGGATGGGGCCGACATTCTCTCGGGCATTCTCGCCATGCGGGTCGATATGGATGCCGATACCCTGGAGGCCCTCTCCCGGGGGATCGCCAGCCTGGGACGCCGCGATCCCCAGTCCTTCGAGAATCCGACGGAGTATCTCGCGCATATAACCGACTACGAAGACATCAACATCACCATCCGGGAGAACCTGACTGACAAGCACCGGGTTCTGTCTTCGCTGCTGAAGAGCGCCTCCATCTCCGAAAACCTCAAGAAGGAGTTCAGCATGATGATGAAGGACGTGAACTCCCTCGTTATCTCGGCCAACTTCAACTTCGAGCGCCTTGACTACATCCAGAACCTGTTCCTCAACCACTTGAGCGTGGAGCAGAACAAGGTCATCAAGATTTTTACCGTCATGTCGGTGATTTTCCTGCCGCCAACCATGATCGCCAGCATCTACGGCATGAACTACAAGCACATGCCCGAGCTGGAATGGGTCTTCGGCTACCCCTTCGCCCTCACCCTGATTGTCCTCTCGGCGGTGCTTCCGCTTTACATCTTCAAGAAGAAGGGGTGGTTGTAG
- a CDS encoding phosphoglucomutase/phosphomannomutase family protein: MQIKFGTDGWRGVIARDFTFDNLSRVAQATMDYLIREGLAPKGLVIGYDRRFLSREFAERVAEIAAGNGIRVWLTGGYAPTPAVSWAVHELGAGGGVMITASHNPPAYNGFKVKESFGGSARPSTTKILEEMVAANDDAGREIKSRPLAEALADGSVTIFDPKGGYFRQLSRYVDLEAIRTANLPVVVDPMYGAGAGFVPELLPGFHEIHGDENPSFGGQPPEPTEEHLTELAALVGSGRYRIGLALDGDADRIGAVDETGEFFSSHRIFTVILRHLVERKGLAGGVVKTVSTTRMVDLLAEKFGLPLFETPIGFKHICELMLDHDILMGGEESGGLGVKGHIPERDGILMGLLLLEAMAMSGKGVRQLLDETMDEIGRFYYRRIDLPIADGPKEALIARLKQGGLAAIAGRTVARENFRDGFKFIFADGSWLLIRPSGTEPVLRLYSEAGDPQTVDELLAAAREIAGI, encoded by the coding sequence GTGCAGATAAAGTTCGGAACCGACGGCTGGCGCGGGGTCATTGCCCGGGATTTCACCTTCGACAACCTCTCCCGGGTGGCCCAGGCCACCATGGATTACCTCATCCGCGAAGGGTTGGCGCCCAAGGGGCTCGTAATCGGCTACGACCGCCGCTTCCTCTCCCGGGAGTTCGCCGAGCGGGTGGCGGAGATCGCCGCCGGCAACGGCATCCGGGTCTGGCTCACCGGCGGCTACGCCCCGACTCCGGCGGTCTCCTGGGCGGTTCATGAGCTGGGGGCCGGGGGGGGCGTCATGATTACCGCCAGCCACAACCCCCCCGCCTACAACGGTTTCAAGGTGAAGGAGTCCTTCGGCGGCTCGGCCCGACCATCCACAACTAAGATTCTGGAGGAGATGGTGGCCGCCAACGACGATGCGGGCCGGGAGATAAAGTCCCGTCCCCTGGCCGAAGCGCTGGCCGACGGAAGCGTCACCATCTTCGACCCCAAGGGGGGGTATTTCCGGCAACTCTCCCGCTACGTGGACCTGGAGGCGATCCGCACGGCCAACCTCCCGGTGGTGGTGGATCCCATGTACGGCGCCGGTGCCGGTTTCGTGCCGGAGCTTCTTCCCGGCTTTCATGAAATCCACGGGGATGAGAACCCCTCCTTCGGGGGGCAGCCCCCGGAGCCCACGGAAGAGCACCTGACGGAGCTGGCGGCTCTCGTGGGAAGCGGCCGGTACCGCATCGGGCTTGCCCTGGACGGCGATGCCGACCGGATCGGCGCCGTGGACGAGACCGGCGAGTTCTTCTCTTCCCACCGGATATTTACGGTGATCCTCCGGCACCTGGTGGAGCGCAAGGGGCTCGCCGGGGGGGTGGTAAAAACCGTTTCCACCACCCGCATGGTGGATCTTCTGGCGGAAAAATTCGGGCTTCCCCTCTTCGAGACCCCCATCGGCTTCAAGCACATCTGCGAGCTGATGCTCGACCATGACATCCTCATGGGGGGGGAGGAGTCGGGGGGGCTCGGCGTCAAGGGGCATATCCCCGAGCGGGACGGCATCCTCATGGGGCTGCTGCTCCTGGAGGCCATGGCCATGAGCGGCAAAGGGGTGCGGCAGCTCCTGGACGAGACCATGGACGAGATCGGCCGCTTCTACTACCGCCGCATCGACCTCCCCATTGCCGACGGCCCAAAGGAAGCCCTCATCGCCCGCTTGAAGCAGGGGGGGCTTGCCGCCATCGCCGGGCGGACCGTGGCCCGGGAGAACTTCCGCGACGGCTTCAAGTTCATCTTTGCCGACGGCTCATGGCTCCTGATCCGCCCGTCGGGAACCGAGCCGGTGCTCCGGCTATACAGCGAGGCGGGGGACCCGCAAACGGTGGACGAACTTCTTGCCGCCGCCAGGGAGATTGCCGGTATCTGA
- a CDS encoding 50S ribosomal protein L11 methyltransferase gives MYGRIFTPFAIGRFTIVPEDHPVDPAAGLPLIMGKKGAFGSGEHETTASCLEEMERIPGIAGMRCLDLGSGTGILAVAAIRLGAASVVAVDIDPRAAESCAANVRLNGMEGRILTVCGELASVGREPYDLLLANIYAEIHLALADEMVALVRPGGWLILSGIPIQDKFDIQRRFSNLGCIQHDWQILEEYVTLVLRKP, from the coding sequence ATGTACGGACGCATCTTCACCCCCTTCGCCATCGGAAGGTTCACCATCGTTCCGGAGGATCATCCCGTGGACCCGGCAGCCGGGCTTCCCCTCATAATGGGGAAGAAGGGTGCCTTCGGCTCCGGAGAGCACGAAACCACCGCCTCCTGCCTGGAGGAGATGGAGCGGATTCCAGGCATCGCCGGCATGCGCTGTCTCGACCTCGGCAGCGGCACCGGCATCCTGGCCGTGGCTGCCATTCGCCTGGGGGCCGCCAGCGTGGTGGCAGTGGACATCGACCCCAGGGCGGCCGAATCGTGTGCCGCCAACGTCCGACTGAACGGCATGGAGGGGCGGATCCTCACCGTCTGCGGCGAGCTGGCATCGGTGGGGCGGGAGCCCTACGACCTGCTGCTGGCCAACATCTACGCCGAAATCCACCTGGCCCTTGCCGACGAAATGGTGGCGCTGGTCCGCCCCGGCGGATGGCTCATCCTCTCCGGCATCCCCATCCAGGACAAGTTCGACATCCAGCGGCGCTTCAGCAACCTCGGCTGCATCCAGCACGACTGGCAAATCCTCGAAGAATACGTCACCCTCGTGCTCCGCAAGCCCTGA